Proteins co-encoded in one Armatimonadota bacterium genomic window:
- a CDS encoding adenylate/guanylate cyclase domain-containing protein, protein MTTPRPEAGSQRRIVTVLFADVVGFTAIAERLDPEIVTDAMNEVFALLGAEVTAVGGHVDKVIGDSLMALFGAPVAHEDDARRAVRAALAMQRAIAAHGAAVAGRLGQPVRLRIGLHTGPVVWGQVGPAGGAQWTVMGDAVNLASRLQRAAPAGGVLVSDAVYRQVRDAFQCRSLGTLEVRGKAEPVPVYEVVAERLEVEPIARPPFVDREPDLAVLRDLCARAMRGRAQVAVVVGDPGVGKTRLVEEFVAHLPEGTAVLRASCPPYGGQSLAPLAELFRQLAGLPPQVTVADVAARIPLGDRAHDAAGVLSRLFGLADVPPDEAASRETALVLAAEAIRRMLVRPTVVWIEDLQWADAGTREVLPFFVERLAATPMLLVGTLRAGDAPPGWGLRTAAHTLQLEPLEDADALRLLDALVGGALRPAVARTIVGRAGGNPFYLNELVATLRHAGVIVIDAQGQVQVRGAVEGVLPDSIQAAVLARLDRLPGPVRDLVQVAAVAGTAITRSLAEALAAGADAAGALAALEAADLLTCPDPLAPDPVYQFTHPLVRDVAYASLLTRHQAALHLQVAEAMERLAGAEAEAMAKPIGIHFLRGGAPARALPYLHRAGMQAAERYAVGEAVGLLEQACAVAADVGDGARRAAICEVLGELYPHVQGRSAQERLAVWQAVIDHVDPVREPVRAARAFIEAANAKVLLNAPDEAQALLGRAEALLPAEDPLWSELHRVQSRILLLPPPRYEAALVAARRAVAIADRVGGRRARALAYGQLSHPALLPLLGDEGPALIRAWVRQVEEARDDRLLGEATLALLSDAWTRSQVDEEMIRLGYRALRHAEQVEATSDEARVRTLLGWIEFLRGNWEQADAHLEGARALVEEAGGQVHEFGTLIVLPYFRGNLAMARGRLEDARTIFEQALARPRFHAPIWLNHDLARVYLRLGDRDAARTAMARALEARDRLACIVCGCQANGVAAEFFATLGEVEAAAQAAQVADEVAGRVGHVVTQVRVDRARARLALLAGQAGLACAATDAALARLAALPIARPYEVGQVQVVGGEALLAAGDRDGALGAWEAARAAFDRLGAAWDSGRVAERLAAVGGE, encoded by the coding sequence ATGACGACGCCGCGTCCCGAGGCGGGCAGCCAGCGCCGGATCGTCACGGTGCTGTTCGCCGACGTCGTCGGCTTCACGGCCATCGCCGAGCGGCTGGACCCTGAGATCGTCACCGATGCCATGAACGAGGTGTTCGCGCTGCTCGGCGCCGAGGTGACGGCGGTCGGCGGCCACGTCGACAAGGTCATCGGCGACAGCCTGATGGCGCTCTTCGGGGCGCCCGTGGCCCACGAGGACGATGCGCGCCGCGCCGTGCGCGCCGCCCTGGCCATGCAGCGCGCCATCGCCGCCCACGGGGCGGCGGTCGCCGGGCGGCTGGGCCAGCCGGTGCGGCTCCGTATCGGTCTCCACACCGGGCCGGTCGTGTGGGGACAGGTGGGGCCGGCGGGCGGTGCGCAGTGGACGGTGATGGGCGACGCGGTGAACCTGGCGTCCCGCCTGCAGCGCGCGGCGCCGGCAGGCGGGGTGCTCGTCTCCGACGCCGTCTACCGCCAGGTGCGCGACGCGTTCCAGTGTCGCTCGCTGGGCACCCTTGAGGTGCGGGGCAAGGCCGAGCCGGTGCCGGTCTACGAGGTGGTCGCTGAACGGCTCGAGGTCGAGCCCATCGCGCGCCCGCCCTTTGTCGACCGTGAACCCGACCTGGCCGTGTTGCGCGACCTGTGCGCCCGGGCCATGCGCGGGCGGGCCCAGGTGGCCGTGGTCGTCGGCGATCCCGGCGTCGGCAAGACGCGGCTCGTCGAGGAGTTCGTCGCGCACCTGCCCGAGGGCACGGCGGTGCTCCGCGCCTCCTGCCCGCCCTACGGCGGACAGAGCCTGGCGCCACTGGCCGAGCTGTTCCGGCAGCTGGCCGGCTTGCCGCCGCAGGTCACGGTGGCGGACGTGGCCGCGCGCATTCCGCTGGGCGACCGCGCGCACGACGCGGCGGGCGTCCTCAGCCGGCTGTTCGGGCTAGCCGACGTGCCGCCCGACGAGGCGGCAAGCCGGGAGACCGCGCTGGTGCTGGCCGCGGAGGCGATCCGGCGCATGCTGGTGCGGCCGACGGTGGTCTGGATCGAGGACCTCCAGTGGGCCGACGCGGGAACCCGCGAGGTGCTGCCCTTCTTCGTCGAGCGCCTGGCCGCGACGCCCATGCTGCTGGTCGGGACGCTGCGCGCCGGCGACGCGCCCCCGGGCTGGGGCCTTCGCACCGCCGCGCACACGCTGCAGCTCGAGCCGCTGGAGGACGCCGACGCGCTGCGCCTGCTGGACGCGCTGGTGGGGGGCGCGCTACGGCCGGCGGTGGCGCGCACCATCGTCGGCCGCGCCGGCGGCAACCCGTTCTACCTGAACGAGCTGGTGGCCACGTTGCGGCATGCCGGCGTCATCGTCATCGACGCCCAGGGCCAGGTGCAGGTGCGTGGCGCAGTGGAGGGTGTGCTGCCCGACAGCATCCAGGCAGCGGTGCTGGCGCGCCTGGACCGACTGCCCGGACCGGTACGGGACCTCGTCCAGGTCGCGGCCGTCGCCGGCACCGCGATCACGCGCTCGCTGGCGGAGGCACTGGCCGCCGGTGCGGACGCAGCCGGCGCGCTGGCGGCGCTCGAGGCGGCCGACCTGCTGACGTGCCCGGATCCCCTGGCGCCCGACCCCGTCTACCAGTTCACCCATCCGCTGGTGCGCGACGTGGCGTACGCGAGCCTGCTCACCCGGCACCAGGCGGCGCTCCACCTGCAGGTGGCCGAGGCCATGGAGCGTCTGGCGGGCGCCGAGGCCGAGGCGATGGCCAAGCCCATCGGCATTCACTTCCTGCGGGGCGGCGCGCCAGCCCGCGCGCTGCCCTACCTGCACCGCGCGGGCATGCAGGCCGCTGAGCGGTATGCCGTGGGCGAGGCCGTGGGGCTGCTCGAACAGGCGTGCGCCGTGGCCGCCGACGTCGGCGACGGGGCGCGGCGCGCGGCGATCTGTGAGGTGCTGGGCGAGCTCTACCCGCACGTGCAGGGCAGGAGTGCCCAGGAGCGCCTGGCGGTGTGGCAGGCCGTGATCGACCACGTCGATCCCGTCCGGGAGCCCGTGCGTGCGGCCCGGGCGTTCATCGAGGCGGCCAACGCCAAGGTCCTGCTGAACGCGCCCGACGAGGCCCAGGCACTGCTGGGACGCGCCGAGGCGTTGCTGCCGGCGGAGGATCCGCTGTGGAGCGAGCTGCACCGCGTCCAGTCGCGGATCCTGCTGCTGCCGCCGCCCCGCTACGAGGCGGCGCTGGTCGCGGCGCGGCGCGCGGTGGCGATCGCGGATCGGGTGGGCGGCCGGCGAGCGCGCGCCCTGGCCTATGGCCAGCTGTCGCATCCGGCGTTGCTGCCGCTCTTGGGCGACGAGGGGCCAGCCCTGATCCGCGCGTGGGTGCGGCAGGTCGAGGAGGCACGTGACGACCGTCTGCTGGGCGAGGCCACGCTGGCGCTGCTCAGCGACGCGTGGACCCGCAGCCAGGTGGACGAGGAGATGATCCGGCTGGGATACCGCGCGCTGCGGCACGCCGAGCAGGTGGAGGCGACCAGTGACGAGGCCCGCGTGCGCACGTTGTTGGGGTGGATCGAGTTCCTGCGCGGGAACTGGGAGCAGGCGGACGCCCACCTGGAGGGTGCCCGGGCGCTGGTGGAGGAGGCGGGCGGACAGGTGCACGAGTTCGGCACGCTGATCGTGCTGCCGTACTTCCGCGGCAACCTGGCCATGGCCCGCGGCCGGCTGGAGGATGCCCGTACGATCTTCGAGCAGGCCCTGGCGCGACCTCGCTTTCACGCACCGATCTGGCTGAACCACGATCTGGCGCGCGTGTACCTGCGGTTGGGCGACCGTGATGCGGCGCGGACGGCCATGGCCCGCGCGCTGGAGGCCCGCGACCGCCTGGCGTGCATCGTGTGTGGCTGTCAGGCGAACGGCGTCGCGGCCGAGTTCTTCGCCACGCTGGGCGAGGTCGAGGCCGCCGCCCAGGCGGCGCAGGTGGCCGACGAGGTGGCGGGGCGGGTGGGCCACGTCGTCACCCAGGTGCGGGTGGATCGCGCCCGCGCCCGTCTGGCGTTGCTGGCGGGGCAGGCCGGGCTGGCTTGCGCGGCCACCGACGCCGCGCTGGCCAGGCTGGCCGCGCTGCCGATCGCCCGGCCCTACGAGGTGGGACAGGTACAGGTGGTGGGCGGCGAGGCCCTGCTGGCCGCCGGGGATCGCGACGGCGCTCTGGGCGCCTGGGAAGCCGCCCGGGCGGCGTTCGACCGGCTGGGCGCGGCCTGGGACAGCGGGCGGGTCGCCGAGCGGCTCGCCGCTGTCGGGGGTGAGTGA
- a CDS encoding NAD(P)-binding domain-containing protein — protein sequence MTARPYPPGRYPLIIVGTGPGGLQLSYALRRLGIGHAVLSADDQPGGMFLRYPLFQRLNTWSKPHAPADPRTHPYAWFDWNSLVADEPAHRSLVLEFMDGASYFPARTEMAAGLGAFAARVGVDARYGVRWERTRREDDGFVLETSDGEYRTPVVVFAVGMAEPWKPPIPGLERVPHYVEVGPAHTHAGQRVFIVGKRNSGFEVADALLPWARQIILGSPRPPVLSVFAGGAGVRAKYIVPYEDYVLGGGVWILDVAIARVERFADGWRVHTEGRRTGVRTFEVDRVIAATGFAVPLGDLPQLGVATFTQGRLPRMTHFWESPTVPGIYFAGTITQGAPGMRKYGYPGNSAAVGGFRHNARVLAEHLARQRFGLRLPQPRLAPADVVPYLLAQATHAPELLNQRGYLARVVTFDPASGITDAGIVPLAWFVDADGPPAVAMAVEVDSSNEHHPVAYLRHGGSVSEHVLPGGPLPEFEGREHRAALAAVLAGVL from the coding sequence TTGACCGCGCGCCCCTACCCGCCCGGACGGTACCCTCTGATCATCGTGGGCACCGGCCCGGGCGGCCTGCAGCTGTCGTACGCGTTGCGGCGGCTTGGCATCGGCCACGCCGTCCTGTCGGCCGACGACCAGCCGGGCGGGATGTTCCTGCGCTACCCGCTGTTCCAGCGCCTCAACACCTGGTCGAAGCCCCACGCCCCGGCCGATCCGCGCACCCATCCCTACGCGTGGTTCGATTGGAACAGCCTGGTGGCCGACGAGCCGGCCCATCGCTCGCTGGTCCTGGAGTTCATGGACGGCGCCTCCTACTTCCCCGCCCGCACCGAGATGGCCGCGGGCCTGGGGGCGTTCGCCGCACGCGTGGGCGTCGATGCCCGCTACGGCGTCCGGTGGGAGCGCACGCGGCGGGAGGACGATGGCTTCGTGCTGGAGACCTCGGACGGCGAGTACCGCACCCCCGTGGTGGTGTTCGCCGTGGGCATGGCCGAGCCGTGGAAGCCCCCGATCCCGGGGCTCGAGCGCGTGCCGCACTACGTCGAGGTGGGACCCGCCCACACGCACGCGGGGCAGCGCGTCTTCATCGTGGGCAAGCGCAACTCCGGCTTCGAGGTCGCCGACGCCCTCCTGCCGTGGGCGCGCCAGATCATCTTGGGTTCGCCGCGGCCGCCGGTGCTCTCCGTGTTCGCGGGCGGCGCCGGCGTGCGGGCCAAGTACATCGTGCCCTACGAGGACTACGTCCTGGGCGGCGGCGTCTGGATCCTGGATGTTGCGATCGCGCGCGTGGAGCGGTTCGCCGATGGCTGGCGGGTGCACACCGAGGGCCGCAGGACCGGCGTGCGCACGTTCGAGGTCGATCGGGTCATCGCGGCCACGGGTTTCGCGGTGCCGCTGGGCGACCTGCCGCAGCTGGGGGTGGCCACGTTCACCCAGGGACGCCTCCCGCGCATGACCCATTTCTGGGAGAGCCCCACGGTGCCCGGTATCTACTTCGCGGGCACGATCACGCAGGGCGCGCCCGGCATGCGCAAGTACGGGTATCCGGGCAACTCGGCCGCCGTCGGCGGCTTTCGCCACAACGCGCGCGTGCTGGCCGAGCACCTGGCCAGGCAGCGCTTCGGGCTGCGCCTGCCGCAACCGCGCCTCGCCCCCGCCGACGTCGTGCCCTACCTGCTCGCCCAGGCCACCCACGCGCCGGAGCTCCTCAACCAGCGGGGCTACCTGGCGCGGGTGGTGACGTTCGACCCGGCGTCGGGCATCACCGACGCGGGCATCGTCCCGCTGGCGTGGTTCGTCGACGCCGACGGCCCGCCCGCAGTGGCCATGGCCGTGGAGGTGGACAGCAGCAACGAACACCACCCGGTGGCCTACCTGCGGCACGGCGGCAGCGTCTCCGAGCACGTGCTGCCGGGCGGTCCGCTCCCCGAGTTCGAGGGGCGCGAGCACCGCGCGGCGCTTGCTGCGGTCCTGGCGGGCGTGCTGTAG
- a CDS encoding DUF3307 domain-containing protein — MACRRLQAVRPVQARPVVDTVDAALPPELTGCPPGDGAVRRARRRCGKRGIAGYSPGDGAVAVARRAHRGAGLPAWLYFVLAHLIADFVLQPYELVEAKRRPPGLVIHTVIHAAVTAVLVAPFVRIWPVLLAPLAVAHYLIDRWKVAASPARGPASLGLFLADQALHLAVLGLAVTAAGLPLGAEIIYRSPATTGVLYYAVPYVAATFAGAIMTFQVAAAFATRAEPVQWLLPRLRVEGIAARGLALSLVLFAAPVLWPLGALPFVLRAVADRHEPGPWLEAATGYGLALGLGVVFR, encoded by the coding sequence ATGGCCTGCAGACGCTTGCAGGCTGTCCGCCCAGTGCAAGCGCGCCCTGTGGTCGACACGGTAGACGCGGCACTGCCTCCGGAGCTTACAGGCTGTCCGCCAGGGGACGGTGCAGTGCGCAGGGCGCGGCGCCGGTGTGGAAAGCGGGGCATTGCAGGATATTCGCCAGGCGATGGCGCAGTAGCGGTAGCACGGCGTGCCCATCGAGGTGCCGGCCTGCCCGCGTGGCTCTATTTCGTCCTCGCACACCTCATCGCTGACTTCGTCCTGCAGCCATACGAGCTGGTAGAGGCGAAGCGACGGCCGCCGGGGTTGGTGATCCACACGGTGATCCACGCGGCGGTCACCGCGGTGCTCGTCGCGCCGTTCGTGCGGATCTGGCCGGTGCTGCTCGCGCCGCTGGCCGTCGCGCACTATCTCATCGACCGGTGGAAGGTGGCCGCCAGCCCCGCACGCGGTCCGGCGTCGCTGGGCCTCTTCCTTGCGGATCAGGCGTTGCACCTGGCCGTGTTGGGCCTGGCGGTGACCGCCGCGGGCCTGCCCCTGGGCGCGGAGATCATCTACCGGTCGCCGGCGACGACGGGCGTGCTCTACTACGCCGTGCCCTACGTCGCCGCCACGTTCGCAGGCGCCATCATGACGTTCCAGGTGGCCGCCGCGTTCGCCACCCGTGCCGAGCCCGTGCAGTGGCTGCTGCCGCGGCTGCGCGTCGAAGGGATCGCCGCGCGCGGGCTCGCGCTGTCGCTCGTGCTGTTCGCCGCGCCGGTGCTGTGGCCGCTGGGCGCGCTGCCCTTCGTGCTGCGTGCGGTCGCCGATCGGCACGAGCCCGGCCCCTGGCTCGAGGCGGCGACCGGCTACGGCCTCGCCCTGGGCTTGGGCGTGGTGTTCCGCTAG
- a CDS encoding cyclic nucleotide-binding domain-containing protein has protein sequence MVDRDEIVDVLAGLALFADLSRPELEAVAHTFEEEWFTEGQRILRQGFSGANFYVILDGDAAVRIDGVERATLRRGDFFGEVSVLLGEPPTADVVALRPLRCIVLGGPEVEGFLLAHPRVMFRMLQAQARRLRAANRWRS, from the coding sequence ATGGTGGATCGCGACGAGATCGTCGACGTCCTGGCCGGGTTGGCGCTGTTCGCCGACCTGTCACGACCGGAACTGGAGGCGGTCGCCCACACCTTCGAGGAAGAGTGGTTCACCGAAGGCCAGCGCATCCTCCGGCAAGGGTTCTCGGGCGCCAACTTCTACGTGATCCTCGACGGTGACGCGGCCGTGCGGATCGACGGCGTGGAGCGCGCCACGCTGCGGCGCGGGGACTTCTTCGGTGAGGTCTCGGTGCTGCTGGGCGAGCCGCCCACGGCCGACGTGGTGGCGCTCCGGCCGCTACGATGCATCGTCCTGGGCGGCCCGGAGGTCGAGGGGTTCCTGCTGGCCCATCCGCGGGTGATGTTTCGCATGCTGCAGGCGCAGGCCCGGCGGCTGCGCGCCGCCAACCGGTGGCGGAGTTGA
- a CDS encoding AAA family ATPase, with translation MPRLPCRPQGALALGGQPASVCRPSRPRPQRQGRGRDVYRGGRAPHALPQRTVAGRHRVPRSPSGTTFGPGADGAQEIGPWPRIPRTVSSETVACRACGAPNAPDARFCARCGTPQGRGCPECGTRVDEHARFCPTCGIPLQPAAGTGPAVVLGEARKIVTVLFADLVGSTGLTEALDPEEAREVIGKFYRVAEHAVERFGGRVANLLGDAVLAVFGLPAAHDDDPERAVRAGLAMRDAMPALNDHLQAAHGLRLELRVGITTGEVVAASGSTFERDVLISDAVTTAARLQQTAAPGTVLVADRTYRLAAGGIEFRPVPPLSVKGKAAPLVVWEAVAPRPEPAEVRHIVAPLVGRHAELGLLRHVYARARDEDAIQLVTVLGQPGVGKSRLLREFLAEVRDAAPRPLVLRGRGTPFGGQVGYHALLEILKGQAGILDTDAPTAVRTKLDLWLHEQAPTRADLLPGLLLTFGADDGVATDPATQRERVFEAWTSLLLTLAGTRPLIVVFEDLHWADDGTLELVERLAGRAESAALVLICLARPELLERRTAWGSTARNGTRMHLPPLRPRETEDLAAALSSQALSSEMRRAVAERAEGNPLFVEELVRMLLEGSAPGAAIPDTVQAVLTARIDRLPPDERRVLQAAAVVGRAFWPSAVAQLTGLAAGEVVTVLDALARKDLVGRRTASAMAGEPEYSFRHILIRDVAYGMLPRAQRQRAHAEAARWIEARVGERVEEVVQLLAEHLTESGDDSRAVGYLQRAGAKALRLYEKDRAVALYSQALDAAARAGAGPADVAPLYLGRGDAHELDGRYDAAADDYARGLEAARAAGATGLEAVLETRLGLADHRRARVDDAEAHYTRAAVLARAAGDDATLAHATVDLVNIAWDRGEVRGVPESLVTAIATLRATASPSGLARALNLLAMVRFSAGDAPGALAAADEALAVARQARDRQREATSLSYHSVINVFWGRYEEGIGAGRAANALAEEIKDPRRAAFATTFIARGLVGLGAWGEALHLLEEWLPRLHQVAPIHVPFALCGLGMVCFELDDAPRARRALDVAPVPATQHPSWREAALLYDLYVARLEHDRSALDRVLDELLALPTGIFVPDDAEAVLPVGEGLLEADRLDDLQRYLERRRPAVETFAAPTHLAGLAILDARVAAHARRPAEALAHLDRAQAYGQQASDVITARRVHELRLALHPVADDRIALRDLLLRLAATLPDPAREAFLHTPRVSPFVS, from the coding sequence GTGCCGCGTCTACCGTGTCGACCACAGGGCGCGCTTGCACTGGGCGGACAGCCTGCAAGCGTCTGCAGGCCATCCCGCCCCCGGCCGCAACGGCAGGGGCGTGGGCGCGACGTCTACCGAGGCGGCCGAGCGCCGCACGCCCTGCCGCAGCGCACGGTCGCAGGGCGACACCGCGTCCCGCGCTCCCCCAGCGGTACCACCTTCGGGCCTGGAGCAGACGGCGCCCAGGAAATCGGGCCGTGGCCCCGAATCCCACGGACAGTGTCCTCGGAGACCGTCGCCTGCCGCGCCTGCGGCGCGCCCAACGCGCCCGACGCCCGGTTCTGCGCCCGGTGCGGCACCCCCCAGGGCCGGGGCTGCCCGGAGTGCGGCACACGGGTGGACGAGCACGCGCGGTTTTGCCCGACCTGCGGGATCCCCCTCCAGCCCGCAGCCGGCACCGGCCCTGCCGTCGTGCTGGGAGAAGCACGCAAGATCGTCACCGTCCTCTTCGCCGACCTGGTGGGATCCACGGGCCTGACCGAGGCGTTGGACCCCGAGGAGGCGCGGGAGGTCATCGGCAAGTTCTACCGGGTCGCGGAGCACGCCGTCGAGCGCTTCGGGGGACGCGTGGCCAACCTGCTGGGCGACGCCGTGCTCGCCGTGTTCGGGTTGCCGGCGGCGCACGACGACGACCCCGAGCGCGCAGTGCGCGCGGGCCTGGCCATGCGGGATGCCATGCCCGCCCTGAACGACCATCTGCAGGCCGCGCACGGGTTGCGCCTGGAGCTCCGGGTCGGCATCACCACCGGCGAGGTGGTGGCGGCGTCGGGCTCCACGTTCGAACGCGACGTGCTCATCTCCGACGCAGTCACGACCGCAGCGCGCCTCCAGCAGACGGCAGCGCCGGGCACGGTGCTGGTGGCCGACCGCACTTACCGCCTGGCGGCGGGCGGCATCGAGTTCCGACCGGTCCCCCCACTGTCGGTCAAAGGCAAGGCCGCACCGCTCGTGGTATGGGAGGCTGTCGCCCCACGGCCCGAGCCCGCTGAGGTCCGCCACATCGTGGCACCGCTGGTCGGCCGGCACGCCGAACTGGGCCTGCTGCGCCACGTGTACGCGCGCGCCCGGGACGAGGACGCGATCCAGCTCGTCACCGTCCTTGGCCAGCCCGGCGTGGGGAAGAGCCGCCTGCTCCGCGAGTTCCTGGCAGAGGTGCGGGACGCTGCGCCACGGCCGCTGGTGCTGCGTGGGCGCGGCACGCCGTTTGGCGGACAGGTGGGTTACCATGCGCTGCTCGAGATCCTCAAGGGCCAGGCCGGCATCCTCGACACCGACGCGCCGACGGCGGTGCGGACGAAGCTCGATCTCTGGCTCCACGAGCAGGCGCCAACGCGGGCCGACCTTCTACCCGGCCTGCTGCTCACCTTCGGCGCAGACGACGGGGTAGCGACGGACCCCGCGACGCAGCGCGAGCGGGTGTTCGAAGCCTGGACGTCCCTGCTGCTGACGCTGGCCGGGACGCGCCCCCTGATCGTCGTCTTCGAGGATCTGCACTGGGCCGACGATGGGACGCTCGAACTGGTGGAGCGCCTGGCGGGCCGCGCCGAGAGCGCCGCGCTCGTCCTGATCTGCCTTGCCCGGCCGGAACTGCTGGAACGGCGCACGGCCTGGGGGAGTACCGCCCGCAACGGCACCCGCATGCACCTGCCGCCGCTACGCCCGCGGGAGACCGAGGACCTGGCCGCAGCCCTCAGCAGCCAGGCCCTGTCGTCCGAGATGCGCCGGGCCGTGGCCGAGCGCGCCGAGGGCAACCCCCTGTTCGTCGAGGAGCTGGTGCGGATGCTGCTGGAGGGCAGCGCGCCGGGCGCGGCCATTCCCGACACGGTGCAGGCGGTGCTGACGGCGCGGATCGATCGCCTGCCGCCGGACGAACGCCGCGTCCTGCAGGCGGCGGCCGTCGTAGGCCGCGCGTTCTGGCCCTCGGCGGTCGCCCAGCTCACCGGCCTGGCCGCCGGGGAGGTGGTCACCGTCCTGGACGCGCTGGCGCGCAAGGACCTCGTCGGGCGTCGGACCGCCTCCGCCATGGCCGGCGAGCCCGAGTACAGTTTTCGCCACATCCTCATTCGCGACGTGGCCTACGGCATGCTGCCCCGGGCGCAGCGCCAGCGCGCGCACGCCGAAGCCGCGCGCTGGATCGAGGCCCGCGTGGGCGAGCGTGTCGAAGAGGTCGTGCAACTCCTCGCCGAGCACCTCACCGAGTCGGGTGACGACAGCAGGGCCGTCGGCTACCTCCAGCGGGCCGGCGCCAAGGCCCTGCGGCTCTACGAAAAGGACCGGGCGGTTGCCCTGTATTCCCAGGCCCTCGACGCCGCGGCGCGCGCCGGGGCCGGGCCCGCGGACGTGGCCCCGCTCTACCTCGGTCGCGGCGATGCGCACGAGCTCGACGGCCGCTACGACGCGGCCGCAGACGACTACGCCCGCGGGCTGGAGGCCGCGCGGGCTGCCGGTGCGACGGGACTGGAGGCCGTCCTCGAAACCCGGCTGGGGCTCGCCGACCACCGCCGCGCCCGGGTGGACGACGCCGAAGCCCACTACACGCGCGCGGCCGTGCTGGCCCGTGCCGCGGGCGACGACGCCACGCTGGCCCACGCGACGGTGGACCTCGTCAACATCGCCTGGGACCGCGGCGAGGTCCGGGGAGTGCCGGAGTCGCTGGTGACAGCGATCGCGACGCTCCGCGCGACCGCCAGCCCGTCCGGCCTGGCCCGGGCCCTCAACCTGCTGGCCATGGTCCGCTTCTCGGCGGGCGACGCCCCGGGCGCACTGGCCGCCGCCGACGAAGCGCTGGCCGTCGCGCGGCAGGCCAGGGACCGGCAGCGCGAAGCCACCAGCTTGAGCTACCACAGCGTCATCAACGTGTTCTGGGGGCGGTACGAAGAGGGCATCGGCGCCGGCCGCGCCGCTAACGCCCTGGCCGAGGAGATCAAGGACCCCCGGCGCGCGGCCTTCGCGACCACCTTCATCGCCCGCGGCCTGGTGGGGCTGGGCGCGTGGGGAGAGGCCCTGCACCTGCTGGAAGAGTGGCTCCCGCGCCTGCACCAGGTCGCGCCAATCCACGTGCCGTTCGCCCTCTGCGGGCTCGGCATGGTCTGCTTCGAGCTCGACGACGCCCCGCGGGCCCGGCGTGCGCTCGACGTCGCACCCGTGCCCGCTACCCAACATCCCTCATGGCGCGAGGCCGCGCTGCTCTACGACCTGTACGTCGCGCGGCTCGAGCACGACCGCTCGGCCCTCGACCGTGTGCTCGACGAGCTGCTCGCGCTCCCCACCGGCATCTTCGTGCCCGACGACGCCGAGGCGGTACTCCCCGTCGGCGAGGGGCTTCTCGAGGCGGACCGGCTCGACGACCTGCAGCGGTACCTGGAGCGCCGGCGGCCCGCCGTGGAGACGTTTGCGGCGCCCACGCACCTGGCGGGGCTGGCCATCCTCGACGCCCGCGTGGCCGCCCATGCACGGCGCCCGGCGGAGGCGCTTGCCCACCTGGACCGCGCCCAGGCGTACGGCCAGCAGGCCAGCGACGTCATCACCGCCCGACGGGTGCACGAGCTGCGCCTCGCCCTCCATCCCGTCGCGGACGATCGGATCGCGCTGCGCGACCTCCTCCTGCGACTGGCGGCCACCCTGCCCGATCCGGCCCGCGAGGCGTTCCTGCACACGCCCCGGGTTTCGCCCTTCGTGTCGTGA
- a CDS encoding DMT family transporter: MIGEAAGLGAALAFGLSTVLARRFMVAVPPEAGALVSIVMNVVVFTALAAAVAWRGALPPVHPGSVALFVAGGLAGTLVGRNLSYMSVARLGPSLSSTVRLTNSVFTLAFGLLILGELPRPWQIAGILVVTAGLWLTLWPAQPAARRGSAAVRFAARGGPRGLAPMHTTTPDGSAISLQGLALAVVSAAAFALGDTMRRLALVLTPAPVLGAAIGASSALVAHLLWAVRRHSARWPAASLGRVDLLGSAAANTAALLLLYVGLSRAPAATVAALYNLQVLVVIVASPLVLPGQERITPGLVAGTLLALVGTVMILWG, translated from the coding sequence ATGATCGGCGAAGCTGCCGGCCTGGGGGCGGCCCTGGCGTTTGGCCTGAGCACGGTGCTCGCGCGGCGCTTCATGGTCGCGGTCCCGCCCGAGGCCGGCGCGCTGGTCAGCATCGTCATGAACGTGGTGGTCTTCACGGCGCTGGCGGCGGCGGTCGCGTGGCGGGGCGCCCTCCCGCCGGTGCACCCGGGGTCCGTTGCGCTCTTCGTCGCCGGAGGACTGGCCGGGACGCTGGTAGGCCGCAACCTCTCCTACATGAGCGTGGCACGTCTGGGGCCGTCGCTCTCCAGTACGGTGCGGTTGACCAACAGCGTCTTTACCCTGGCGTTCGGGCTGCTCATCCTGGGGGAGCTGCCCCGCCCGTGGCAGATCGCCGGCATCCTGGTGGTGACGGCGGGGCTGTGGCTGACGCTATGGCCGGCGCAGCCAGCGGCGAGGCGGGGTAGCGCTGCCGTCCGCTTCGCGGCCCGCGGGGGTCCGCGAGGGCTCGCGCCCATGCACACCACGACGCCGGACGGGTCTGCCATCAGCCTCCAGGGGCTGGCGCTCGCGGTCGTCAGCGCAGCGGCGTTCGCGCTTGGCGACACCATGCGCCGCCTGGCGCTGGTCCTGACGCCCGCGCCGGTGCTGGGTGCCGCGATCGGCGCATCGTCGGCGCTGGTCGCCCACCTGCTGTGGGCGGTGCGGCGGCATTCGGCCCGCTGGCCTGCCGCGTCCCTGGGCCGGGTGGACCTGCTGGGCAGCGCGGCCGCCAACACCGCGGCGCTGTTGTTGCTCTACGTAGGTCTCAGCCGCGCGCCGGCCGCAACCGTCGCCGCGCTGTACAACCTCCAGGTCCTGGTCGTGATCGTGGCCAGCCCGCTGGTGCTGCCCGGTCAGGAACGGATCACCCCCGGCCTGGTGGCGGGGACGCTGCTCGCCCTGGTCGGGACCGTCATGATCCTCTGGGGATAG